The DNA window agagaaaagggagaagcCCAGTGTTCAGCAACGCAATTATACCGAATATTGATCGAGCACTTGAATTAAAACAGTTGAGATTGTAAATAGAATTATTACAAAACATTCCTTTTAAAGTAAGATAACAGAGTTTCATATCAGCACTCACTATTGCTGGGACTGCTATCTGACAAGCAGGCAGAAGCCAGGCTAGAACCAAAAAAATACTGATGGTTGTTTTGCTCATGATAGTTGGATATTGTAGAGGTTTACATATAGACACATACCTGTCATAGGCCATGGCTGACAGCAGTAAGAACTCTGAACCacttaaagaataaaatagaaaaaattgAAAGAGACAGGCTGAATATGATATGATCTGTTTTTCAGATAATAAGTCAATCAGAAGCTTTGGGTACATAGCAGTGCTGAAAGCAACAGAGTTCAGTAACAAAGctgcaatgaaaatgtacattGGCTCATGGAGGTTTTTGTGCATCCAAATGAGGCAC is part of the Acanthopagrus latus isolate v.2019 chromosome 9, fAcaLat1.1, whole genome shotgun sequence genome and encodes:
- the LOC119025953 gene encoding olfactory receptor 6N2-like, which gives rise to MDDEANVTYITLSGYVEVQKYRYLYFLIMFTVYILILSCNFTIVCLIWMHKNLHEPMYIFIAALLLNSVAFSTAMYPKLLIDLLSEKQIISYSACLFQFFLFYSLSGSEFLLLSAMAYDRYVSICKPLQYPTIMSKTTISIFLVLAWLLPACQIAVPAIVSADMKLCYLTLKGMFCNNSIYNLNCFNSSARSIFGIIALLNTGLLPFLFILFTYTRILLVSFQTYRNVRKKAAQTCLPHLLVLISFSCLCAYDVVIVRLESDFPRTARFIMTLQAVLYHPLFNPIIYGLKMKEITKHLKRLFCQAKVI